From Arachis stenosperma cultivar V10309 chromosome 2, arast.V10309.gnm1.PFL2, whole genome shotgun sequence, one genomic window encodes:
- the LOC130960163 gene encoding uncharacterized protein LOC130960163 has translation MPQVDLESLVSACAGGSSDRKVACETIAGDVDTTDWPPPESIWLSGEAEFDWLDRNAVVYERKESTKGSSVFATSNPGSNNNSQRFSKNLMKSKAAIIGLPKSQKSAFADASQSRRIHHNRQGNARLFPKRSASVGKSDSAVVVYEPSSPKVSCIGRVRSNRNRRLRTRQRSISSSTAAGAATSTVTIARQKSCRSGRRKTGFFESLRAIFRSGRRGKPVQKPDPSSEDSSTKKKKNKRSNSRKSRGDSSNKAIQNDESFNESVSIEPPGLGSLNRFASGRRSESWRVVGDSEIHVAQ, from the coding sequence ATGCCACAGGTGGATTTGGAGTCGCTGGTTTCTGCATGCGCCGGAGGTTCCTCCGATCGGAAAGTAGCATGCGAGACAATCGCCGGCGACGTCGATACTACTGATTGGCCGCCGCCGGAATCGATCTGGCTCTCCGGCGAAGCTGAGTTCGACTGGTTGGACCGAAACGCCGTCGTTTACGAGCGGAAAGAATCCACGAAAGGAAGCTCCGTATTCGCCACGTCGAACCCTGGCTCCAACAACAACTCTCAGCGATTCTCCAAGAATCTGATGAAATCCAAAGCTGCGATTATCGGACTACCGAAATCGCAGAAATCGGCGTTCGCTGACGCAAGCCAGAGCCGCCGCATCCACCACAACCGGCAGGGAAACGCTAGGCTGTTTCCGAAGCGGAGCGCTTCCGTCGGAAAATCTGACTCCGCCGTCGTCGTATACGAGCCATCGTCGCCGAAGGTCTCGTGCATCGGTAGGGTTAGATCAAACCGGAACCGCCGTTTAAGAACTCGCCAGCGGAGCATATCCTCCTCCACCGCCGCTGGAGCTGCCACCTCCACCGTCACCATCGCGAGACAAAAATCTTGCCGGAGCGGGAGACGCAAAACCGGTTTCTTTGAAAGCCTTCGCGCCATTTTCAGATCCGGTCGACGAGGAAAACCGGTTCAGAAACCCGATCCATCTTCGGAGGATTCAtcgacgaagaagaagaagaataaaagaagCAACAGTAGAAAATCGCGCGGTGACAGTAGCAACAAAGCCATCCAAAACGACGAGTCGTTTAACGAATCGGTTTCCATTGAACCTCCTGGTTTGGGTAGCTTGAACCGGTTCGCATCAGGGAGAAGATCCGAATCGTGGAGAGTAGTAGGTGACTCGGAGATCCACGTGGCACAGTAA